A genomic window from Sebastes fasciatus isolate fSebFas1 chromosome 7, fSebFas1.pri, whole genome shotgun sequence includes:
- the sh3bgr gene encoding SH3 domain-binding glutamic acid-rich protein isoform X29 produces MVIKVYLATSSGSTAIKKKQQDVVGFLEALKVDYTQLDIACNEDNRMWMRKNVPEEKKPANGIPLPPQIFNEEGYCGDYETFFDAKEDNMVYAFLGLPPPPGSKEAGKDDKAHIVENGTHAEETNAEGNVDDSIQAHAEEEEEEQEEEELRQLEEEEGEDLEETQEEEAE; encoded by the exons ATGGTTATCAAAGTATATCTCGCCACTTCATCGGGATCCACTGCG ATCAAGAAGAAGCAGCAAGATGTGGTCGGCTTCCTGGAGGCTCTTAAAGTGGACTACACTCAGCTGGACATCGCCTGCAACGAGGACAACCGCATGTGGATGAGGAAGAACGTCCCTGAGGAGAAGAAGCCCGCCAACGGCATCCCCCTGCCCCCTCAGATCTTCAATGAAGAGGGCTACTGTGGG GACTACGAAACATTCTTTGATGCCAAGGAGGACAACATGGTGTACGCCTTCCTGgggctgcctcctcctcctggctcAAAG GAAGCAGGAAAGGACGATAAGGCGCACATTGTTGAGAACGGGACCCATGCTGAGGAAACTAATGCAGAGGGGAACGTTGATGACTCAATA CAGGCCCatgcagaggaagaagaagaagaacag GAGGAAGAAGAGCTACGACAGCTTGAG gaagaagaaggagaagactTGGAAGAAACACAG GAGGAAGAGGCCGAGTAG
- the sh3bgr gene encoding SH3 domain-binding glutamic acid-rich protein isoform X17: MVIKVYLATSSGSTAIKKKQQDVVGFLEALKVDYTQLDIACNEDNRMWMRKNVPEEKKPANGIPLPPQIFNEEGYCGDYETFFDAKEDNMVYAFLGLPPPPGSKEAGKDDKAHIVENGTHAEETNAEGNVDDSIEVPVEERNGNAHGEEEEEEQAADEEEEGEGGEEEEEVADDEATEGETAGDEAPADEEEEEETDEQAHAEEEEEEQEEEDLQSEEEEGEDLEETQEEEAE, from the exons ATGGTTATCAAAGTATATCTCGCCACTTCATCGGGATCCACTGCG ATCAAGAAGAAGCAGCAAGATGTGGTCGGCTTCCTGGAGGCTCTTAAAGTGGACTACACTCAGCTGGACATCGCCTGCAACGAGGACAACCGCATGTGGATGAGGAAGAACGTCCCTGAGGAGAAGAAGCCCGCCAACGGCATCCCCCTGCCCCCTCAGATCTTCAATGAAGAGGGCTACTGTGGG GACTACGAAACATTCTTTGATGCCAAGGAGGACAACATGGTGTACGCCTTCCTGgggctgcctcctcctcctggctcAAAG GAAGCAGGAAAGGACGATAAGGCGCACATTGTTGAGAACGGGACCCATGCTGAGGAAACTAATGCAGAGGGGAACGTTGATGACTCAATA GAGGTTCCAGTGGAGGAGCGCAACGGGAATGCacacggagaggaggaggaggaggagcaggcagctgatgaggaggaggaaggtgagggtggcgaggaggaggaggaggtagcaGATGATGAAGCCACGGAAGGAGAAACAGCAGGAGACGAGGCCCCcgcagacgaggaggaggaggaagaaacagACGAG CAGGCCCatgcagaggaagaagaagaagaacag gaggaagaggatttgCAGTCAGAG gaagaagaaggagaagactTGGAAGAAACACAG GAGGAAGAGGCCGAGTAG
- the sh3bgr gene encoding SH3 domain-binding glutamic acid-rich protein isoform X30, which yields MVIKVYLATSSGSTAIKKKQQDVVGFLEALKVDYTQLDIACNEDNRMWMRKNVPEEKKPANGIPLPPQIFNEEGYCGDYETFFDAKEDNMVYAFLGLPPPPGSKEAGKDDKAHIVENGTHAEETNAEGNVDDSIQAHAEEEEEEQEEEEAEAQEEEEGEDLEETQEEEAE from the exons ATGGTTATCAAAGTATATCTCGCCACTTCATCGGGATCCACTGCG ATCAAGAAGAAGCAGCAAGATGTGGTCGGCTTCCTGGAGGCTCTTAAAGTGGACTACACTCAGCTGGACATCGCCTGCAACGAGGACAACCGCATGTGGATGAGGAAGAACGTCCCTGAGGAGAAGAAGCCCGCCAACGGCATCCCCCTGCCCCCTCAGATCTTCAATGAAGAGGGCTACTGTGGG GACTACGAAACATTCTTTGATGCCAAGGAGGACAACATGGTGTACGCCTTCCTGgggctgcctcctcctcctggctcAAAG GAAGCAGGAAAGGACGATAAGGCGCACATTGTTGAGAACGGGACCCATGCTGAGGAAACTAATGCAGAGGGGAACGTTGATGACTCAATA CAGGCCCatgcagaggaagaagaagaagaacag gaggaagaagaggctgAAGCACAAGAG gaagaagaaggagaagactTGGAAGAAACACAG GAGGAAGAGGCCGAGTAG
- the sh3bgr gene encoding SH3 domain-binding glutamic acid-rich protein isoform X21, with protein sequence MVIKVYLATSSGSTAIKKKQQDVVGFLEALKVDYTQLDIACNEDNRMWMRKNVPEEKKPANGIPLPPQIFNEEGYCGDYETFFDAKEDNMVYAFLGLPPPPGSKEVPVEERNGNAHGEEEEEEQAADEEEEGEGGEEEEEVADDEATEGETAGDEAPADEEEEEETDEVTGDTQAHAEEEEEEQEEEDLQSEEEEELRQLEEEEEAEAQEEEEGEDLEETQEEEAE encoded by the exons ATGGTTATCAAAGTATATCTCGCCACTTCATCGGGATCCACTGCG ATCAAGAAGAAGCAGCAAGATGTGGTCGGCTTCCTGGAGGCTCTTAAAGTGGACTACACTCAGCTGGACATCGCCTGCAACGAGGACAACCGCATGTGGATGAGGAAGAACGTCCCTGAGGAGAAGAAGCCCGCCAACGGCATCCCCCTGCCCCCTCAGATCTTCAATGAAGAGGGCTACTGTGGG GACTACGAAACATTCTTTGATGCCAAGGAGGACAACATGGTGTACGCCTTCCTGgggctgcctcctcctcctggctcAAAG GAGGTTCCAGTGGAGGAGCGCAACGGGAATGCacacggagaggaggaggaggaggagcaggcagctgatgaggaggaggaaggtgagggtggcgaggaggaggaggaggtagcaGATGATGAAGCCACGGAAGGAGAAACAGCAGGAGACGAGGCCCCcgcagacgaggaggaggaggaagaaacagACGAGGTCACAGGAGACACA CAGGCCCatgcagaggaagaagaagaagaacag gaggaagaggatttgCAGTCAGAG GAGGAAGAAGAGCTACGACAGCTTGAG gaggaagaagaggctgAAGCACAAGAG gaagaagaaggagaagactTGGAAGAAACACAG GAGGAAGAGGCCGAGTAG
- the sh3bgr gene encoding SH3 domain-binding glutamic acid-rich protein isoform X37 has protein sequence MVIKVYLATSSGSTAIKKKQQDVVGFLEALKVDYTQLDIACNEDNRMWMRKNVPEEKKPANGIPLPPQIFNEEGYCGDYETFFDAKEDNMVYAFLGLPPPPGSKQAHAEEEEEEQEEEELRQLEEEEGEDLEETQEEEAE, from the exons ATGGTTATCAAAGTATATCTCGCCACTTCATCGGGATCCACTGCG ATCAAGAAGAAGCAGCAAGATGTGGTCGGCTTCCTGGAGGCTCTTAAAGTGGACTACACTCAGCTGGACATCGCCTGCAACGAGGACAACCGCATGTGGATGAGGAAGAACGTCCCTGAGGAGAAGAAGCCCGCCAACGGCATCCCCCTGCCCCCTCAGATCTTCAATGAAGAGGGCTACTGTGGG GACTACGAAACATTCTTTGATGCCAAGGAGGACAACATGGTGTACGCCTTCCTGgggctgcctcctcctcctggctcAAAG CAGGCCCatgcagaggaagaagaagaagaacag GAGGAAGAAGAGCTACGACAGCTTGAG gaagaagaaggagaagactTGGAAGAAACACAG GAGGAAGAGGCCGAGTAG
- the sh3bgr gene encoding SH3 domain-binding glutamic acid-rich protein isoform X36 — translation MVIKVYLATSSGSTAIKKKQQDVVGFLEALKVDYTQLDIACNEDNRMWMRKNVPEEKKPANGIPLPPQIFNEEGYCGDYETFFDAKEDNMVYAFLGLPPPPGSKQAHAEEEEEEQEEEDLQSEEEEEAEAQEEEEGEDLEETQEEEAE, via the exons ATGGTTATCAAAGTATATCTCGCCACTTCATCGGGATCCACTGCG ATCAAGAAGAAGCAGCAAGATGTGGTCGGCTTCCTGGAGGCTCTTAAAGTGGACTACACTCAGCTGGACATCGCCTGCAACGAGGACAACCGCATGTGGATGAGGAAGAACGTCCCTGAGGAGAAGAAGCCCGCCAACGGCATCCCCCTGCCCCCTCAGATCTTCAATGAAGAGGGCTACTGTGGG GACTACGAAACATTCTTTGATGCCAAGGAGGACAACATGGTGTACGCCTTCCTGgggctgcctcctcctcctggctcAAAG CAGGCCCatgcagaggaagaagaagaagaacag gaggaagaggatttgCAGTCAGAG gaggaagaagaggctgAAGCACAAGAG gaagaagaaggagaagactTGGAAGAAACACAG GAGGAAGAGGCCGAGTAG
- the sh3bgr gene encoding SH3 domain-binding glutamic acid-rich protein isoform X27, with translation MVIKVYLATSSGSTAIKKKQQDVVGFLEALKVDYTQLDIACNEDNRMWMRKNVPEEKKPANGIPLPPQIFNEEGYCGDYETFFDAKEDNMVYAFLGLPPPPGSKEAGKDDKAHIVENGTHAEETNAEGNVDDSIQAHAEEEEEEQEEEELRQLEEEEEAEAQEEEEGEDLEETQEEEAE, from the exons ATGGTTATCAAAGTATATCTCGCCACTTCATCGGGATCCACTGCG ATCAAGAAGAAGCAGCAAGATGTGGTCGGCTTCCTGGAGGCTCTTAAAGTGGACTACACTCAGCTGGACATCGCCTGCAACGAGGACAACCGCATGTGGATGAGGAAGAACGTCCCTGAGGAGAAGAAGCCCGCCAACGGCATCCCCCTGCCCCCTCAGATCTTCAATGAAGAGGGCTACTGTGGG GACTACGAAACATTCTTTGATGCCAAGGAGGACAACATGGTGTACGCCTTCCTGgggctgcctcctcctcctggctcAAAG GAAGCAGGAAAGGACGATAAGGCGCACATTGTTGAGAACGGGACCCATGCTGAGGAAACTAATGCAGAGGGGAACGTTGATGACTCAATA CAGGCCCatgcagaggaagaagaagaagaacag GAGGAAGAAGAGCTACGACAGCTTGAG gaggaagaagaggctgAAGCACAAGAG gaagaagaaggagaagactTGGAAGAAACACAG GAGGAAGAGGCCGAGTAG
- the sh3bgr gene encoding SH3 domain-binding glutamic acid-rich protein isoform X20, which yields MVIKVYLATSSGSTAIKKKQQDVVGFLEALKVDYTQLDIACNEDNRMWMRKNVPEEKKPANGIPLPPQIFNEEGYCGDYETFFDAKEDNMVYAFLGLPPPPGSKEAGKDDKAHIVENGTHAEETNAEGNVDDSIEVPVEERNGNAHGEEEEEEQAADEEEEGEGGEEEEEVADDEATEGETAGDEAPADEEEEEETDEVTGDTQAHAEEEEEEQEEEDLQSEEEEAE from the exons ATGGTTATCAAAGTATATCTCGCCACTTCATCGGGATCCACTGCG ATCAAGAAGAAGCAGCAAGATGTGGTCGGCTTCCTGGAGGCTCTTAAAGTGGACTACACTCAGCTGGACATCGCCTGCAACGAGGACAACCGCATGTGGATGAGGAAGAACGTCCCTGAGGAGAAGAAGCCCGCCAACGGCATCCCCCTGCCCCCTCAGATCTTCAATGAAGAGGGCTACTGTGGG GACTACGAAACATTCTTTGATGCCAAGGAGGACAACATGGTGTACGCCTTCCTGgggctgcctcctcctcctggctcAAAG GAAGCAGGAAAGGACGATAAGGCGCACATTGTTGAGAACGGGACCCATGCTGAGGAAACTAATGCAGAGGGGAACGTTGATGACTCAATA GAGGTTCCAGTGGAGGAGCGCAACGGGAATGCacacggagaggaggaggaggaggagcaggcagctgatgaggaggaggaaggtgagggtggcgaggaggaggaggaggtagcaGATGATGAAGCCACGGAAGGAGAAACAGCAGGAGACGAGGCCCCcgcagacgaggaggaggaggaagaaacagACGAGGTCACAGGAGACACA CAGGCCCatgcagaggaagaagaagaagaacag gaggaagaggatttgCAGTCAGAG GAGGAAGAGGCCGAGTAG
- the sh3bgr gene encoding SH3 domain-binding glutamic acid-rich protein isoform X3 — MVIKVYLATSSGSTAIKKKQQDVVGFLEALKVDYTQLDIACNEDNRMWMRKNVPEEKKPANGIPLPPQIFNEEGYCGDYETFFDAKEDNMVYAFLGLPPPPGSKEAGKDDKAHIVENGTHAEETNAEGNVDDSIEVPVEERNGNAHGEEEEEEQAADEEEEGEGGEEEEEVADDEATEGETAGDEAPADEEEEEETDEVTGDTQAHAEEEEEEQEEEELRQLEEEEEAEAQEEEEGEDLEETQEEEAE; from the exons ATGGTTATCAAAGTATATCTCGCCACTTCATCGGGATCCACTGCG ATCAAGAAGAAGCAGCAAGATGTGGTCGGCTTCCTGGAGGCTCTTAAAGTGGACTACACTCAGCTGGACATCGCCTGCAACGAGGACAACCGCATGTGGATGAGGAAGAACGTCCCTGAGGAGAAGAAGCCCGCCAACGGCATCCCCCTGCCCCCTCAGATCTTCAATGAAGAGGGCTACTGTGGG GACTACGAAACATTCTTTGATGCCAAGGAGGACAACATGGTGTACGCCTTCCTGgggctgcctcctcctcctggctcAAAG GAAGCAGGAAAGGACGATAAGGCGCACATTGTTGAGAACGGGACCCATGCTGAGGAAACTAATGCAGAGGGGAACGTTGATGACTCAATA GAGGTTCCAGTGGAGGAGCGCAACGGGAATGCacacggagaggaggaggaggaggagcaggcagctgatgaggaggaggaaggtgagggtggcgaggaggaggaggaggtagcaGATGATGAAGCCACGGAAGGAGAAACAGCAGGAGACGAGGCCCCcgcagacgaggaggaggaggaagaaacagACGAGGTCACAGGAGACACA CAGGCCCatgcagaggaagaagaagaagaacag GAGGAAGAAGAGCTACGACAGCTTGAG gaggaagaagaggctgAAGCACAAGAG gaagaagaaggagaagactTGGAAGAAACACAG GAGGAAGAGGCCGAGTAG
- the sh3bgr gene encoding SH3 domain-binding glutamic acid-rich protein isoform X33 has protein sequence MVIKVYLATSSGSTAIKKKQQDVVGFLEALKVDYTQLDIACNEDNRMWMRKNVPEEKKPANGIPLPPQIFNEEGYCGDYETFFDAKEDNMVYAFLGLPPPPGSKQAHAEEEEEEQEEEDLQSEEEEELRQLEEEEEAEAQEEEEGEDLEETQEEEAE, from the exons ATGGTTATCAAAGTATATCTCGCCACTTCATCGGGATCCACTGCG ATCAAGAAGAAGCAGCAAGATGTGGTCGGCTTCCTGGAGGCTCTTAAAGTGGACTACACTCAGCTGGACATCGCCTGCAACGAGGACAACCGCATGTGGATGAGGAAGAACGTCCCTGAGGAGAAGAAGCCCGCCAACGGCATCCCCCTGCCCCCTCAGATCTTCAATGAAGAGGGCTACTGTGGG GACTACGAAACATTCTTTGATGCCAAGGAGGACAACATGGTGTACGCCTTCCTGgggctgcctcctcctcctggctcAAAG CAGGCCCatgcagaggaagaagaagaagaacag gaggaagaggatttgCAGTCAGAG GAGGAAGAAGAGCTACGACAGCTTGAG gaggaagaagaggctgAAGCACAAGAG gaagaagaaggagaagactTGGAAGAAACACAG GAGGAAGAGGCCGAGTAG
- the sh3bgr gene encoding SH3 domain-binding glutamic acid-rich protein isoform X43: MVIKVYLATSSGSTAIKKKQQDVVGFLEALKVDYTQLDIACNEDNRMWMRKNVPEEKKPANGIPLPPQIFNEEGYCGDYETFFDAKEDNMVYAFLGLPPPPGSKQAHAEEEEEEQEEEDLQSEEEEAE, translated from the exons ATGGTTATCAAAGTATATCTCGCCACTTCATCGGGATCCACTGCG ATCAAGAAGAAGCAGCAAGATGTGGTCGGCTTCCTGGAGGCTCTTAAAGTGGACTACACTCAGCTGGACATCGCCTGCAACGAGGACAACCGCATGTGGATGAGGAAGAACGTCCCTGAGGAGAAGAAGCCCGCCAACGGCATCCCCCTGCCCCCTCAGATCTTCAATGAAGAGGGCTACTGTGGG GACTACGAAACATTCTTTGATGCCAAGGAGGACAACATGGTGTACGCCTTCCTGgggctgcctcctcctcctggctcAAAG CAGGCCCatgcagaggaagaagaagaagaacag gaggaagaggatttgCAGTCAGAG GAGGAAGAGGCCGAGTAG
- the sh3bgr gene encoding SH3 domain-binding glutamic acid-rich protein isoform X15, which produces MVIKVYLATSSGSTAIKKKQQDVVGFLEALKVDYTQLDIACNEDNRMWMRKNVPEEKKPANGIPLPPQIFNEEGYCGDYETFFDAKEDNMVYAFLGLPPPPGSKEAGKDDKAHIVENGTHAEETNAEGNVDDSIEVPVEERNGNAHGEEEEEEQAADEEEEGEGGEEEEEVADDEATEGETAGDEAPADEEEEEETDEQAHAEEEEEEQEEEELRQLEEEEGEDLEETQEEEAE; this is translated from the exons ATGGTTATCAAAGTATATCTCGCCACTTCATCGGGATCCACTGCG ATCAAGAAGAAGCAGCAAGATGTGGTCGGCTTCCTGGAGGCTCTTAAAGTGGACTACACTCAGCTGGACATCGCCTGCAACGAGGACAACCGCATGTGGATGAGGAAGAACGTCCCTGAGGAGAAGAAGCCCGCCAACGGCATCCCCCTGCCCCCTCAGATCTTCAATGAAGAGGGCTACTGTGGG GACTACGAAACATTCTTTGATGCCAAGGAGGACAACATGGTGTACGCCTTCCTGgggctgcctcctcctcctggctcAAAG GAAGCAGGAAAGGACGATAAGGCGCACATTGTTGAGAACGGGACCCATGCTGAGGAAACTAATGCAGAGGGGAACGTTGATGACTCAATA GAGGTTCCAGTGGAGGAGCGCAACGGGAATGCacacggagaggaggaggaggaggagcaggcagctgatgaggaggaggaaggtgagggtggcgaggaggaggaggaggtagcaGATGATGAAGCCACGGAAGGAGAAACAGCAGGAGACGAGGCCCCcgcagacgaggaggaggaggaagaaacagACGAG CAGGCCCatgcagaggaagaagaagaagaacag GAGGAAGAAGAGCTACGACAGCTTGAG gaagaagaaggagaagactTGGAAGAAACACAG GAGGAAGAGGCCGAGTAG
- the sh3bgr gene encoding SH3 domain-binding glutamic acid-rich protein isoform X34, translating to MVIKVYLATSSGSTAIKKKQQDVVGFLEALKVDYTQLDIACNEDNRMWMRKNVPEEKKPANGIPLPPQIFNEEGYCGDYETFFDAKEDNMVYAFLGLPPPPGSKEAGKDDKAHIVENGTHAEETNAEGNVDDSIQAHAEEEEEEQEEEAE from the exons ATGGTTATCAAAGTATATCTCGCCACTTCATCGGGATCCACTGCG ATCAAGAAGAAGCAGCAAGATGTGGTCGGCTTCCTGGAGGCTCTTAAAGTGGACTACACTCAGCTGGACATCGCCTGCAACGAGGACAACCGCATGTGGATGAGGAAGAACGTCCCTGAGGAGAAGAAGCCCGCCAACGGCATCCCCCTGCCCCCTCAGATCTTCAATGAAGAGGGCTACTGTGGG GACTACGAAACATTCTTTGATGCCAAGGAGGACAACATGGTGTACGCCTTCCTGgggctgcctcctcctcctggctcAAAG GAAGCAGGAAAGGACGATAAGGCGCACATTGTTGAGAACGGGACCCATGCTGAGGAAACTAATGCAGAGGGGAACGTTGATGACTCAATA CAGGCCCatgcagaggaagaagaagaagaacag GAGGAAGAGGCCGAGTAG
- the sh3bgr gene encoding SH3 domain-binding glutamic acid-rich protein isoform X12, with translation MVIKVYLATSSGSTAIKKKQQDVVGFLEALKVDYTQLDIACNEDNRMWMRKNVPEEKKPANGIPLPPQIFNEEGYCGDYETFFDAKEDNMVYAFLGLPPPPGSKEAGKDDKAHIVENGTHAEETNAEGNVDDSIEVPVEERNGNAHGEEEEEEQAADEEEEGEGGEEEEEVADDEATEGETAGDEAPADEEEEEETDEVTGDTQAHAEEEEEEQEEEDLQSEEEEGEDLEETQEEEAE, from the exons ATGGTTATCAAAGTATATCTCGCCACTTCATCGGGATCCACTGCG ATCAAGAAGAAGCAGCAAGATGTGGTCGGCTTCCTGGAGGCTCTTAAAGTGGACTACACTCAGCTGGACATCGCCTGCAACGAGGACAACCGCATGTGGATGAGGAAGAACGTCCCTGAGGAGAAGAAGCCCGCCAACGGCATCCCCCTGCCCCCTCAGATCTTCAATGAAGAGGGCTACTGTGGG GACTACGAAACATTCTTTGATGCCAAGGAGGACAACATGGTGTACGCCTTCCTGgggctgcctcctcctcctggctcAAAG GAAGCAGGAAAGGACGATAAGGCGCACATTGTTGAGAACGGGACCCATGCTGAGGAAACTAATGCAGAGGGGAACGTTGATGACTCAATA GAGGTTCCAGTGGAGGAGCGCAACGGGAATGCacacggagaggaggaggaggaggagcaggcagctgatgaggaggaggaaggtgagggtggcgaggaggaggaggaggtagcaGATGATGAAGCCACGGAAGGAGAAACAGCAGGAGACGAGGCCCCcgcagacgaggaggaggaggaagaaacagACGAGGTCACAGGAGACACA CAGGCCCatgcagaggaagaagaagaagaacag gaggaagaggatttgCAGTCAGAG gaagaagaaggagaagactTGGAAGAAACACAG GAGGAAGAGGCCGAGTAG
- the sh3bgr gene encoding SH3 domain-binding glutamic acid-rich protein isoform X28, which produces MVIKVYLATSSGSTAIKKKQQDVVGFLEALKVDYTQLDIACNEDNRMWMRKNVPEEKKPANGIPLPPQIFNEEGYCGDYETFFDAKEDNMVYAFLGLPPPPGSKEAGKDDKAHIVENGTHAEETNAEGNVDDSIQAHAEEEEEEQEEEDLQSEEEEEAEAQEEEEGEDLEETQEEEAE; this is translated from the exons ATGGTTATCAAAGTATATCTCGCCACTTCATCGGGATCCACTGCG ATCAAGAAGAAGCAGCAAGATGTGGTCGGCTTCCTGGAGGCTCTTAAAGTGGACTACACTCAGCTGGACATCGCCTGCAACGAGGACAACCGCATGTGGATGAGGAAGAACGTCCCTGAGGAGAAGAAGCCCGCCAACGGCATCCCCCTGCCCCCTCAGATCTTCAATGAAGAGGGCTACTGTGGG GACTACGAAACATTCTTTGATGCCAAGGAGGACAACATGGTGTACGCCTTCCTGgggctgcctcctcctcctggctcAAAG GAAGCAGGAAAGGACGATAAGGCGCACATTGTTGAGAACGGGACCCATGCTGAGGAAACTAATGCAGAGGGGAACGTTGATGACTCAATA CAGGCCCatgcagaggaagaagaagaagaacag gaggaagaggatttgCAGTCAGAG gaggaagaagaggctgAAGCACAAGAG gaagaagaaggagaagactTGGAAGAAACACAG GAGGAAGAGGCCGAGTAG
- the sh3bgr gene encoding SH3 domain-binding glutamic acid-rich protein isoform X7, with amino-acid sequence MVIKVYLATSSGSTAIKKKQQDVVGFLEALKVDYTQLDIACNEDNRMWMRKNVPEEKKPANGIPLPPQIFNEEGYCGDYETFFDAKEDNMVYAFLGLPPPPGSKEAGKDDKAHIVENGTHAEETNAEGNVDDSIEVPVEERNGNAHGEEEEEEQAADEEEEGEGGEEEEEVADDEATEGETAGDEAPADEEEEEETDEQAHAEEEEEEQEEEELRQLEEEEEAEAQEEEEGEDLEETQEEEAE; translated from the exons ATGGTTATCAAAGTATATCTCGCCACTTCATCGGGATCCACTGCG ATCAAGAAGAAGCAGCAAGATGTGGTCGGCTTCCTGGAGGCTCTTAAAGTGGACTACACTCAGCTGGACATCGCCTGCAACGAGGACAACCGCATGTGGATGAGGAAGAACGTCCCTGAGGAGAAGAAGCCCGCCAACGGCATCCCCCTGCCCCCTCAGATCTTCAATGAAGAGGGCTACTGTGGG GACTACGAAACATTCTTTGATGCCAAGGAGGACAACATGGTGTACGCCTTCCTGgggctgcctcctcctcctggctcAAAG GAAGCAGGAAAGGACGATAAGGCGCACATTGTTGAGAACGGGACCCATGCTGAGGAAACTAATGCAGAGGGGAACGTTGATGACTCAATA GAGGTTCCAGTGGAGGAGCGCAACGGGAATGCacacggagaggaggaggaggaggagcaggcagctgatgaggaggaggaaggtgagggtggcgaggaggaggaggaggtagcaGATGATGAAGCCACGGAAGGAGAAACAGCAGGAGACGAGGCCCCcgcagacgaggaggaggaggaagaaacagACGAG CAGGCCCatgcagaggaagaagaagaagaacag GAGGAAGAAGAGCTACGACAGCTTGAG gaggaagaagaggctgAAGCACAAGAG gaagaagaaggagaagactTGGAAGAAACACAG GAGGAAGAGGCCGAGTAG
- the sh3bgr gene encoding SH3 domain-binding glutamic acid-rich protein isoform X26 produces MVIKVYLATSSGSTAIKKKQQDVVGFLEALKVDYTQLDIACNEDNRMWMRKNVPEEKKPANGIPLPPQIFNEEGYCGDYETFFDAKEDNMVYAFLGLPPPPGSKEAGKDDKAHIVENGTHAEETNAEGNVDDSIQAHAEEEEEEQEEEDLQSEEEEELRQLEEEEEAEAQEEEEGEDLEETQEEEAE; encoded by the exons ATGGTTATCAAAGTATATCTCGCCACTTCATCGGGATCCACTGCG ATCAAGAAGAAGCAGCAAGATGTGGTCGGCTTCCTGGAGGCTCTTAAAGTGGACTACACTCAGCTGGACATCGCCTGCAACGAGGACAACCGCATGTGGATGAGGAAGAACGTCCCTGAGGAGAAGAAGCCCGCCAACGGCATCCCCCTGCCCCCTCAGATCTTCAATGAAGAGGGCTACTGTGGG GACTACGAAACATTCTTTGATGCCAAGGAGGACAACATGGTGTACGCCTTCCTGgggctgcctcctcctcctggctcAAAG GAAGCAGGAAAGGACGATAAGGCGCACATTGTTGAGAACGGGACCCATGCTGAGGAAACTAATGCAGAGGGGAACGTTGATGACTCAATA CAGGCCCatgcagaggaagaagaagaagaacag gaggaagaggatttgCAGTCAGAG GAGGAAGAAGAGCTACGACAGCTTGAG gaggaagaagaggctgAAGCACAAGAG gaagaagaaggagaagactTGGAAGAAACACAG GAGGAAGAGGCCGAGTAG